Proteins from one Ahaetulla prasina isolate Xishuangbanna chromosome 2, ASM2864084v1, whole genome shotgun sequence genomic window:
- the CASKIN2 gene encoding caskin-2: MGREQELIQAVKNEDVPGVQKLVAKIKVSKSKLLGSTKRLNVNYQDVDGFSALHHAALVGSLELISLLLEAQAIVDIKDTNGMRPLHYAAWQGKVEPVRLLLRASASVNMASLDGQVPLHLSAQYGHYEVSEMLLQHQSNPCLINKAKKTPLDLACEFGRLKVAQLLLNSHMCVALLEGQFKDTSDPNYTTPLHLAAKNGHKEIIRQLLKAGIEINRQTKTGTALHEAALYGKTEVVRLLLQGGIDVNIRNTYNQTALDIVNQFTTSHASKDIKQLLREASGILKVRALKDFWNLHDPTALNIRAGDVITVLEQHADGRWKGHIHDAQKGTDRVGYFPPSIVEVISKRTGLTLSRMVSTHQCQSHVKGLQVATATPPGGLQLHTDASPPQAPLSLPTGWGHLTLTRTAPAPESPAGDRNSVGSEGSIGSIRSAGSGQSTEGTNGQFMGILIENVKPLLPGGEDLQQHVPSSNSHNGQTSSLGTQMHQNFSSDRIFSHQYLRPEQLLEGKDAAAIYNWLSDFQLECYTANFLNAGYDVPTISRMTPEDLTAIGVTKPGHRKKISTEIGQLSIAEWLPNYIPDDLMEWLSAIGLPQYHKKLVSNGYDSINIVTDLTWEDLQEIGINKLGHQKKIMLAVKRLTDLCKSQSQAEVNTLRRKIPGTLEIVTIETVENGECHSPLTPKMTTFQDSELSHELQTAMSNSCQETLTIKSTQGMSRSQESIGARSRGSGHSQENMLSQSTSSSHSQESLGSGEGSSGSSGGHSFTQAHPAENSASTQGRPSADHYGKFIPLLNGPDGVNGYSGSCVGSPLRERNLPEGMDHYHRPSASPEPSSPLPVPSPCTLPHAASKGTAPYVFMYPHVLLKGQSAPPPSMPEQAKASTHLSVQRTALQSTAQKPFSYLHSHCGPTEPPQVPPKPRPEQQNGEGFKHKKRSQSLNRYALSDGEPDEEEPASSLVGSYATLTRRPGRSQVSRTQPPSEAKVLRSQSFAIRARKKGPPPPPPKRLSSVSSPLAVDAEFEQGQQTQNGSLLSKDEGDNTNDRPCLGKNTATKLDRPIYDGSPAQPLQSSQIPSCGQEGTKKGSLHNSVQGGLGNANTLNGRSQVLEGNTPRRRTFSESAVTTTEALQHNHEDIRSDTEEDGPVEKDDCAKSPCSSQNSSSECIPFAEEGNLTIKQRPKPLGQLKNEAPAPDTDSAPAQSSEFQGESAKEAPVLEFNLTESDTVKRRPRCKEREPLQNVLKAFGMAIPSPGMTTTPQYAQAQAVSISGPSLHMMEPLPTTGPLEDDHMAFQIVEIEKSILSLEKGISKLPVSLKSASPGPPHSERHGGPAQLRIPATVTDTTAMPTSIASTKLVFSGPKTIYQQVLPNSHHTGPSRATHETVSEVSSPYPMKPGLSNKPAFNFGVPLSPRPSSMCPDVIQTQQRLEQTSSSLASTLEAAEKEIIAEEADSCYGTTHSAKNILEDISNMFNDLAEQLDAMLD, from the exons GTTTTCAGCTTTGCATCATGCAGCCTTGGTTGGAAGCCTGGAGCTTATCTCCCTGCTGCTGGAGGCACAAGCCATTGTGGATATTAAGGACACAAATG GAATGCGCCCTTTACACTATgctgcctggcaagggaaggtggAGCCAGTGCGCCTCCTGCTACGGGCATCTGCTTCAGTCAATATGGCATCATTGGATGGACAAGTCCCACTGCACCTGTCTGCCCAGTATGGCCACTATGAAGTG TCAGAGATGTTGCTTCAGCACCAATCCAACCCGTGTCTTATAAATAAAGCTAAGAAAACCCCCTTGGACTTGGCTTGTGAGTTTGGGAGGCTGAAG GTAGCCCAGTTGCTTCTAAACAGCCATATGTGTGTGGCTTTACTTGAGGGACAATTCAAAGACACAAGTGACCCCAATTACACTACACCTCTACACCTGGCAGCCAAGAATGGGCACAAGGAGATTATCAG GCAACTCTTGAAAGCTGGAATTGAGATCAACAGGCAGACAAAAACAGGCACTGCCTTGCATGAAGCTGCACTGTATGGGAAGACAGAAGTGGTGCGCCTACTGCTGCAG GGGGGCATTGATGTCAACATTCGCAACACCTACAACCAGACAGCCTTGGATATTGTGAACCAGTTCACCACTTCACATGCCAGCAAGGACATCAAACAGCTCCTACGAG AGGCATCAGGAATCCTGAAGGTCCGTGCTTTAAAGGATTTCTGGAATCTCCACGATCCAACAGCTCTTAACATCCGTGCTGGGGATGTCATCACG GTCCTGGAGCAACATGCAGATGGACGGTGGAAGGGCCATATCCACGATGCTCAGAAAGGCACTGACCGAGTTGGCTACTTTCCTCCATCCATTGTAGAAGTAATCAGCAAGCGGACAG GCCTGACTCTTTCCCGCATGGTGTCCACACATCAGTGCCAGAGCCATGTAAAGGGACTGCAGGTTGCCACAGCCACCCCTCCTGGTGGGCTACAACTACATACCGACGCCTctccgccacaggcacccctcaGCCTCCCTACAGGTTGGGGCCACCTCACCCTGACTAGGACTGCTCCAGCACCTGAGAGCCCAG CAGGTGATAGAAACAGCGTGGGCAGCGAAGGCAGTATTGGCAGTATCCGAAGTGCTGGTAGCGGACAAAGTACTGAGGGTACCAATGGACAATTCATGGGAATCCTCATTGAGAATGTGAAG CCACTTTTGCCTGGTGGGGAGGATCTGCAGCAACATGTCCCGAGTTCAAATTCTCACAATGGTCAAACAAGCTCCTTAG GGACACAAATGCATCAGAATTTCTCCAGTGACAGGATCTTCTCCCACCAATATCTACGCCCAGAGCAGCTCCTGGAAGGGAAG gaTGCTGCAGCCATTTATAATTGGCTAAGTGATTTCCAGCTGGAGTGTTATACAGCCAACTTCCTGAATGCAGGTTATGATGTGCCAACAATCAGCCGCATGACTCCagag GATCTCACAGCAATTGGGGTAACCAAACCAGGCCACAGGAAGAAAATTTCGACGGAGATTGGACAGCTCAGCATTGCTGAATGGCTCCCAAATTATATTCCT GATGACTTGATGGAATGGTTGAGTGCTATTGGTTTACCACAGTACCACAAAAAGTTGGTGAGCAACGGTTATGACTCCATCAACATTGTGACCGATCTGACTTGGGAGGATTTGCAAGAGATTGGCATCAACAAACTTG GGCACCAAAAGAAGATCATGTTGGCTGTCAAGAGGTTGACAGATCTTTGTAAGAGTCAGAGCCAGGCTGAAGTCAACACTCTTAGGCGCAAGATCCCTGGCACCTTGGAAATAGTCACCATTGAGACTGTGGAGAATGGGGAGTGCCATTCTCCTCTTACCCCCAAAATGACCACTTTTCAGGACAGTGAGCTGAGCCATGAGCTCCAGACAGCCATGTCCAACAGCTGCCAAGAGACATTGACCATCAAGAGTACCCAAGGCATGTCACGAAGCCAAGAGAGCATTGGTGCACGATCTAGAGGATCAGGACATTCCCAGGAGAACATGCTGTCCCAAAGCACGTCCTCAAGCCATTCTCAGGAGAGTTTGGGTAGTGGCGAAGGGAGCAGCGGGAGCAGTGGAGGGCATTCTTTCACCCAGGCCCATCCTGCAGAGAACTCTGCCAGTACCCAGGGTCGGCCCAGCGCAGACCACTATGGGAAATTCATTCCATTGCTCAATGGACCAGATGGAGTCAATGGCTATTCTGGCAGTTGTGTGGGAAGTCCCTTAAGGGAGAGAAATCTGCCTGAGGGGATGGATCACTACCATAGACCAAGTGCTTCACCAGAGCCATCAAGCCCCCTACCAGTCCCCTCCCCCTGCACATTGCCCCATGCTGCCAGCAAGGGAACAGCCCCGTATGTCTTCATGTATCCCCATGTATTACTGAAGGGCCAGTCAGCTCCTCCACCTTCCATGCCTGAGCAGGCCAAGGCATCTACCCACTTGTCAGTCCAGAGGACCGCCCTCCAATCAACTGCCCAGAAACCTTTCTCCTATCTTCATTCCCACTGCGGCCCTACAGAGCCACCTCAGGTGCCTCCAAAGCCTAGGCCTGAGCAGCAAAACGGCGAGGGCTTTAAGCACAAGAAACGCTCACAAAGCTTGAACCGCTATGCATTGTCGGATGGGGAACCTGATGAGGAAGAGCCAGCCAGTAGCTTAGTGGGCTCTTACGCTACCCTAACCAGGCGACCCGGGCGCAGTCAGGTTTCACGGACACAACCACCTTCAGAAGCGAAAGTCTTGCGCAGTCAGTCTTTTGCTATCCGTGCCCGGAAGAAAggccctccacctcctcctcctaaaCGCCTCAGTTCAGTCTCCAGCCCTTTAGCAGTTGATGCGGAGTTCGAACAAGGCCAACAGACACAGAATGGATCCTTGCTTTCCAAGGACGAAGGGGATAATACTAATGACAGACCTTGTTTGGGGAAAAACACAGCTACTAAGCTTGATAGGCCAATCTATGATGGGAGCCCAGCCCAACCTCTTCAGTCTTCCCAGATACCCAGTTGTGGTCAGGAAGGTACCAAGAAAGGCAGCCTACACAATTCAGTTCAAGGAGGCCTTGGTAACGCCAATACCCTGAATGGTAGAAGCCAAGTCTTGGAAGGCAACACTCCCAGGAGACGAACATTCAGTGAATCAGCAGTTACCACGACAGAGGCTTTGCAGCATAACCATGAAGATATCCGATCAGACACTGAGGAAGATGGTCCAGTTGAGAAGGATGACTGTGCCAAATCCCCTTGTTCTTCTCAAAACAGCTCGAGTGAGTGCATCCCCTTTGCAGAAGAAGGCAACCTAACCATCAAACAGCGACCAAAGCCTTTGGGGCAGCTGAAAAATGAGGCCCCAGCTCCAGACACAGACTCTGCTCCTGCTCAGTCCAGTGAGTTTCAAGGGGAGTCAGCAAAAGAAGCCCCGGTGTTGGAATTCAATCTCACAGAATCCGACACGGTCAAGAGGAGGCCACGGTGCAAAGAGAGAGAGCCTCTCCAAAATGTACTGAAGGCATTTGGCATGGCCATTCCAAGCCCAGGCATGACCACCACCCCACAGTATGCCCAGGCCCAGGCGGTAAGCATCAGTGGGCCTTCGCTGCACATGATGGAACCACTCCCTACCACAGGCCCATTGGAGGATGACCACATGGCATTCCAAATAGTTGAGATAGAGAAAAGCATTCTGTCTCTGGAGAAGGGGATTAGCAAGCTTCCTGTCTCTTTGAAATCAGCCAGTCCAGGGCCACCGCACAGCGAGAGGCATGGAGGACCAGCCCAGCTAAGAATACCGGCCACGGTAACAG acACAACAGCCATGCCAACATCCATTGCTTCTACCAAGCTTGTATTTTCAGGACCTAAAACCATCTACCAGCAAGTCTTGCCAAACTCTCACCACACAGGTCCCTCCAGAGCAACCCATGAGACGGTGTCAGAAGTATCCAGTCCCTATCCCATGAAACCGGGTCTCAGCAATAAGCCTGCTTTCAATTTTGGGGTGCCCCTTTCACCAAGGCCTTCAAGCATGTGTCCAGATGTAATACAGACTCAGCAGCGTCTGGAACAAACCAGTTCATCTTTGGCATCCACCCTTGAAGCTGCTGAAAAGGAGATCATTGCAGAGGAAGCAGACAG CTGCTATGGGACAACACACTCAGCCAAGAACATTCTTGAAGACATCAGCAACATGTTCAACGACCTAGCTGAGCAGCTGGATGCCATGTTGGACTGA